The following are encoded together in the Candidatus Flexicrinis proximus genome:
- a CDS encoding putative DNA binding domain-containing protein, translating into MNPDVLKQGAGPRLALLDSADPKSIAETLIAFANAEGGLLVVGISEDGKPADGKLDAEALEGALKKADALCSPTVVTGSWEEMTLDGGHAYSLRVPRSIELHSLTDGRVLIRGDAQNRPVGGQELLRLASAKTTGDFEATSLTGAAKEDFSKKMLEEYMAKRADRTKRPFSGSLDDLLKEIGAVDQTGKPTVAGLLQFTDYPQQWIPQSSVVFIKFLGRTPRGENGLAGYIRREELTGPLPRLIESAWNLVWSEMAVGGVVKGLEREDTYEYPQFAVREAIVNAVCHRDYRLKGRRIEIRMYADRLEVISPGGLPGFITIENIKDEHFSRNPRIVNGLFQWGYIEELGLGIDRMIEVMEQSGRKPPDFDARPYSFAVTLYNERVKQQPPEWSRNTNYRQARALQYIKEHGQITNREFRDLCPGVSAETLRLDLADLVEKGILLKIGSKKGTHYILKVGA; encoded by the coding sequence ATGAATCCTGATGTATTGAAACAAGGGGCTGGGCCGCGTCTGGCGCTTCTGGACAGTGCAGACCCCAAGAGTATCGCCGAGACACTGATCGCCTTTGCCAATGCCGAGGGCGGACTGCTGGTCGTTGGGATCAGCGAAGACGGCAAACCGGCCGACGGCAAGCTGGATGCAGAGGCGCTGGAAGGCGCGCTCAAGAAGGCCGACGCGCTGTGCAGCCCGACCGTCGTCACCGGCAGTTGGGAAGAGATGACGCTGGACGGCGGCCATGCCTACAGCCTGCGCGTGCCGCGTTCGATTGAACTGCACTCGCTGACCGACGGCCGCGTGCTGATCCGCGGCGACGCCCAGAACCGGCCGGTCGGCGGTCAGGAACTGCTGCGGCTGGCCAGCGCCAAGACCACTGGCGACTTCGAGGCCACTTCGCTGACCGGCGCGGCCAAAGAAGACTTCAGCAAGAAGATGCTCGAAGAATACATGGCCAAGCGGGCAGATCGCACCAAGCGCCCGTTCAGCGGCAGCCTCGACGACCTGCTGAAGGAGATCGGCGCGGTCGATCAGACCGGCAAACCGACCGTGGCCGGGCTGCTGCAGTTCACCGACTATCCGCAGCAGTGGATCCCGCAGTCCAGCGTGGTCTTTATCAAATTCCTGGGCCGCACGCCGCGCGGCGAAAACGGCCTGGCCGGCTATATCCGCCGCGAGGAGCTGACCGGCCCGCTGCCCCGGCTGATCGAAAGCGCCTGGAACCTCGTCTGGTCGGAGATGGCCGTCGGCGGCGTGGTCAAAGGGCTCGAACGCGAGGACACCTACGAGTACCCCCAGTTCGCCGTGCGCGAGGCGATCGTTAACGCCGTCTGCCACCGCGACTACCGGCTGAAGGGACGGCGCATCGAAATCCGCATGTATGCCGACCGGCTGGAAGTGATTTCGCCGGGGGGGCTGCCGGGCTTCATCACCATCGAGAACATCAAGGACGAGCACTTCAGCCGCAACCCGCGCATCGTCAACGGCCTGTTCCAGTGGGGCTATATCGAAGAGCTGGGCCTGGGCATCGACCGGATGATCGAGGTGATGGAACAGAGCGGGCGCAAGCCGCCCGACTTCGACGCGCGGCCCTACAGCTTCGCCGTCACGCTGTATAACGAGCGCGTGAAACAGCAGCCGCCGGAATGGTCGCGCAACACCAACTACCGGCAGGCGCGCGCCCTCCAGTACATCAAGGAACACGGCCAGATCACCAACCGCGAGTTCCGCGACCTGTGCCCCGGCGTCAGCGCCGAGACCCTGCGCCTCGACCTGGCCGACCTGGTGGAGAAGGGCATCCTGCTCAAGATCGGCAGCAAGAAAGGCACGCACTACATCCTCAAGGTGGGCGCGTAG
- a CDS encoding SH3 domain-containing protein: MLPSPTLHLRLFLRISLVLLLALGVMSVSAQPLTPIAIGDSITGSLTASEPIVRYAFQLENPTQVDVRIFAVSGGLIPSLRLIGPTGTTLATALNPTGDDQVEVEAGVGRGIHQIIVEGVNGTTGQFLLLVESGAPAVPPSPLIEGQTVAAAVDATNALRVYSFRVGFEDMLLVVNSDLPLSGPVVTLKDALTGETLGMTTARLTGARFTIPAGQIDYLLEIGASGGGGSEPFRLCLARKSTAGACSESGPVVITQPTRTPQTIVISTQVPPTAFPTVQPTATLAPLPPSAVCIAGSLTGNLVNVRSSPSTSTPVVTTLVGLNVATVIGRLPDTSWYQVSANGQTGWMSATVVRLGGPCQAIPVVTLTAVPPIVTPTLPPAVTATLVLNPGGSPTYGSTALTTGFSPDPYQVIVTSGGPVNISYLSGCVGFAAVNPDFQVTFTAGGSSLLRFYYTSTADTTMVVRAPNGSFFCVDDSFSTANPTIDFGAPASGTYSVWVANYVDGVGATGTLAITEVAGNHP; this comes from the coding sequence ATGCTGCCCTCACCCACCCTGCATTTACGCTTATTCTTACGTATTTCGCTTGTTTTGCTGCTCGCGCTGGGCGTGATGAGCGTCAGCGCGCAGCCGCTGACCCCGATCGCCATCGGGGACAGCATCACCGGCAGCCTGACGGCGTCGGAACCGATCGTACGCTATGCGTTCCAACTGGAAAACCCGACCCAGGTCGATGTCCGCATCTTTGCCGTATCAGGCGGCCTGATCCCCAGTCTGCGGCTGATCGGTCCGACCGGGACGACACTCGCCACCGCCTTGAACCCGACCGGCGACGATCAGGTGGAGGTCGAAGCCGGCGTGGGCCGCGGGATCCATCAGATTATCGTCGAAGGCGTTAACGGGACGACCGGCCAGTTCCTGCTGCTGGTTGAGAGCGGCGCGCCCGCGGTGCCTCCTTCACCGCTGATCGAAGGGCAGACTGTCGCGGCAGCGGTCGACGCGACCAACGCGTTGCGCGTTTACAGCTTCCGCGTCGGCTTTGAGGACATGCTGCTGGTGGTCAACAGCGACCTGCCGCTGTCCGGGCCGGTCGTCACGCTCAAGGATGCGCTCACGGGGGAGACACTGGGCATGACCACCGCCCGTCTGACCGGCGCGCGCTTCACGATCCCTGCCGGGCAGATCGACTACCTGCTGGAGATTGGGGCCAGCGGCGGGGGCGGCAGCGAGCCGTTCAGACTGTGCCTCGCGCGGAAATCGACGGCGGGCGCGTGCAGCGAATCCGGCCCAGTGGTGATCACCCAGCCGACGCGTACGCCGCAGACGATTGTGATCAGCACCCAGGTTCCGCCGACCGCGTTCCCGACCGTCCAGCCGACCGCGACCCTCGCGCCGCTGCCGCCTTCGGCGGTCTGTATCGCCGGATCACTGACCGGAAACCTCGTGAACGTCCGCAGCAGCCCCAGCACCAGCACGCCGGTCGTCACCACGCTCGTCGGCCTGAATGTCGCAACTGTGATCGGCCGCCTGCCGGATACATCGTGGTATCAGGTCAGCGCCAACGGCCAGACCGGCTGGATGTCCGCCACCGTGGTGCGGCTGGGTGGGCCATGCCAGGCCATCCCGGTGGTCACGCTCACCGCTGTCCCGCCGATCGTGACTCCCACGCTGCCGCCGGCAGTGACCGCGACGCTGGTGCTCAATCCCGGCGGCTCGCCGACCTATGGCTCGACCGCGCTGACGACCGGATTCTCGCCGGATCCGTATCAGGTGATCGTGACCAGCGGCGGCCCGGTCAATATCAGCTACCTGTCGGGCTGCGTGGGCTTCGCCGCCGTCAATCCTGACTTCCAGGTGACGTTTACGGCGGGAGGGTCGTCGCTGCTGCGGTTCTATTACACCAGCACCGCCGATACCACGATGGTCGTACGCGCGCCGAACGGGTCGTTCTTCTGCGTGGACGACAGCTTCAGCACGGCCAATCCGACCATCGATTTCGGCGCTCCGGCCAGCGGCACCTACTCGGTGTGGGTGGCCAACTATGTCGATGGCGTGGGCGCAACCGGCACGCTGGCGATCACCGAAGTCGCCGGCAACCACCCGTAA
- a CDS encoding S9 family peptidase produces MTDMLDALLQMPRMYGADISPDGRWAAWSWIGVGENIDVWAAPTDGSLPPVRMTENSEETVFVAWLPDSSGLLVKQDTGGNERDGLYRVNLSAPREMIPLTDPTPDYFLRGGEFTPDGRYLVYAANLDLITGDEIEQTCVIRHDLETGERVELARPRKGGFVFPFVSPNGQYVLYNRIDRAPGGIQLWLCTLDGSSDVEIINAGDDKKAFGQWMPDSRHILFTAETATHVRIGLFDIVTGNTRWLIDDPSRTISDASIKGVPGAKLVTIVETKDAKAVASLLDPDSGIETPIPPVPGTLIPLAPSGDGLWIALTFSSKQPTDLVLCDPFHPDPETYITVARVWDYVKLTREDLTQAEDFRWKSVDGREIQGWLYRTQTVPARGTILYVHGGPTAHASDTVQPEVQYYAAHGFNVLVPNYRGSTGFTFEFQESIKIDGWGGREQDDVAHGAKALIDAGIALPGKIGVTGTSYGGYTSWHQITHTPVEWIAAAAPVCGMTDLVVDYETTRPDLRPYSEEMMGGRPDQVPEKYQQASPVNFVANIKGRLMIVQGLNDPNVTPDNVRTVQTALDAAGVEYELLAFDDEGHGIMRPANQRKLFPALAHFFESAFGG; encoded by the coding sequence ATGACCGACATGCTGGATGCCCTGCTGCAAATGCCGCGCATGTATGGAGCAGATATCTCGCCGGATGGCCGGTGGGCGGCCTGGTCGTGGATCGGGGTGGGCGAGAATATCGACGTGTGGGCTGCACCGACAGACGGCAGCCTGCCGCCGGTCAGGATGACCGAAAACAGCGAGGAAACCGTATTCGTGGCGTGGCTGCCCGACTCGTCGGGACTCCTGGTCAAACAGGACACCGGAGGCAACGAACGCGACGGGCTGTACCGCGTCAACCTGTCCGCCCCGCGCGAGATGATCCCGCTCACCGATCCGACGCCGGATTACTTTCTGCGCGGCGGCGAGTTCACGCCTGACGGCCGGTATCTTGTTTATGCGGCCAACCTCGACCTGATCACCGGCGACGAGATCGAGCAGACGTGCGTGATCCGTCACGATCTTGAAACCGGTGAGCGCGTCGAGCTGGCGCGGCCCCGCAAAGGCGGTTTTGTCTTCCCGTTTGTCAGCCCTAACGGCCAGTATGTGCTGTATAACCGCATCGACCGCGCCCCCGGCGGCATTCAGCTCTGGCTGTGTACGCTGGACGGCAGCAGCGATGTCGAGATCATCAACGCCGGGGACGACAAAAAAGCATTCGGACAGTGGATGCCGGACAGCCGTCACATCCTGTTCACAGCGGAGACCGCGACGCACGTCCGCATCGGGCTGTTCGATATCGTCACCGGTAACACACGCTGGCTGATCGACGATCCCTCGCGCACGATTTCTGATGCCTCGATCAAGGGTGTGCCCGGCGCGAAGCTGGTCACCATCGTCGAGACCAAAGATGCCAAAGCGGTCGCGTCGCTGCTCGATCCGGACAGCGGCATCGAGACGCCCATCCCGCCTGTGCCGGGCACGCTGATCCCGCTCGCGCCCAGCGGGGATGGCCTGTGGATCGCCCTGACCTTCAGCAGCAAACAGCCCACCGACCTCGTCCTGTGTGATCCGTTCCACCCCGACCCGGAAACCTATATCACGGTGGCGCGGGTGTGGGATTACGTGAAGCTGACGCGCGAGGACCTGACGCAGGCTGAAGACTTCCGCTGGAAGTCCGTCGACGGCCGCGAGATTCAGGGCTGGCTGTACCGGACCCAAACGGTCCCCGCCCGCGGAACGATCCTGTATGTCCACGGCGGCCCGACCGCCCACGCCTCCGATACAGTGCAGCCGGAAGTGCAGTATTACGCGGCCCACGGCTTTAACGTCCTTGTCCCGAACTACCGCGGGAGCACCGGCTTCACCTTCGAATTTCAGGAATCGATCAAGATAGACGGGTGGGGCGGACGCGAGCAGGATGATGTCGCGCACGGCGCAAAGGCGCTGATCGACGCGGGTATCGCGCTGCCGGGAAAGATCGGCGTGACCGGCACCAGCTACGGCGGGTACACCTCCTGGCATCAGATCACCCACACGCCAGTCGAATGGATCGCCGCCGCCGCGCCGGTCTGTGGCATGACCGATCTGGTGGTCGACTACGAGACCACGCGGCCGGATTTGCGCCCGTACAGCGAAGAGATGATGGGCGGCCGCCCCGATCAGGTGCCGGAGAAGTACCAGCAGGCGTCGCCCGTCAATTTCGTCGCCAATATCAAAGGCCGCCTGATGATCGTTCAGGGGCTGAACGACCCGAACGTGACGCCGGACAACGTGCGGACGGTACAGACGGCGCTCGATGCCGCCGGTGTCGAATATGAACTGCTGGCCTTCGACGATGAGGGCCACGGCATCATGCGACCGGCCAACCAGCGCAAGCTGTTCCCCGCCCTCGCGCACTTCTTCGAGTCGGCCTTCGGCGGCTAA
- a CDS encoding ABC transporter permease codes for MQDTIQRILHSRSAVVGLIMIGILVLLALLADIIATHNPIQSMLDVPGESVAGVRLPTKGPCIPLAGCTDPMHLMGLDLNARDIFSRIIHGTRVSLMIGISVVAFSAAVGTLIGLMAGFFGGWLDDLLMRSMDVLLAFPSLLLAIAIVTMAGPGLQNALLAIGIVSIPVYARLTRASVLSAREMEYVIAGRALGAGPMRLMFLNILPNVLTPLIVQATLGIGTAVIETAGLSFLGLGAQPPTPEWGQMLAESRAYVVTSPHMVFFPGIAITFCVLGFNLLGDGLRDALDPRLRGTN; via the coding sequence ATGCAGGATACGATTCAGCGCATCCTGCACAGCCGTTCGGCTGTCGTCGGGCTGATTATGATCGGAATTCTGGTGCTGCTGGCACTGCTGGCCGACATCATCGCCACCCATAACCCGATACAGTCGATGCTGGATGTACCAGGGGAGTCGGTTGCGGGTGTGCGCCTGCCGACCAAAGGACCGTGTATCCCGCTGGCCGGCTGCACGGACCCCATGCACCTGATGGGCCTGGATCTGAATGCCCGCGATATCTTCAGCCGGATCATTCACGGCACGCGGGTATCGCTGATGATTGGAATCAGCGTGGTCGCGTTCAGCGCCGCGGTGGGAACATTGATCGGACTCATGGCGGGGTTCTTCGGCGGCTGGCTGGACGACCTGCTGATGCGTTCGATGGACGTGCTGCTGGCGTTCCCCTCGCTGCTGCTGGCGATTGCGATCGTGACGATGGCCGGCCCCGGCCTGCAAAACGCACTGCTGGCGATTGGAATCGTGTCGATACCGGTCTATGCGCGGCTTACCCGTGCCAGCGTCCTCAGCGCCCGGGAGATGGAATACGTGATCGCAGGCCGCGCGCTCGGTGCCGGGCCGATGCGCCTGATGTTCCTGAATATCCTCCCCAACGTCCTCACCCCGCTGATCGTGCAGGCCACGCTGGGTATCGGCACGGCAGTCATCGAAACGGCGGGACTGTCATTCCTCGGACTCGGCGCCCAGCCGCCCACGCCGGAATGGGGACAAATGCTGGCGGAAAGCCGCGCCTACGTGGTCACCTCGCCGCACATGGTGTTCTTTCCGGGCATCGCGATCACCTTCTGCGTCCTCGGCTTCAACCTGCTCGGTGACGGCCTGCGCGACGCCCTGGACCCCCGTCTCAGAGGGACAAACTAA
- a CDS encoding ABC transporter permease, giving the protein MSRFLIRRLVSSLPVLFGILLVTFVMARGVKGDACRAILGERATQESCDRFIIRNGLDKPIPVQFVIYISHFVTGDLGESFRFGKPVTEMLAERLPVTIELALTALIIATTLGVPLGIISAYRHNSPLDVATMLGANIGISIPVFWLGLMLSYLFAVVLKDTPFVLPPSGRLTAGMNPAPYYEVWGWVTDGQTPPDLWTFLGRFTLLNGLITGNWELFWDSFRHMILPAITVGTIPLAIIARMTRSALLEALNQDYVRTARAKGLAERNVVFRHAFRNALLPIVTIIGLNFGFLFSGAVLTETVFGLTGIGRTLYDGITARDYNVVQSVTLVAAISFVVINLLVDMIYGLLDPRIRLK; this is encoded by the coding sequence ATGTCCCGATTTCTGATTCGCCGTTTAGTCTCTTCCCTGCCGGTGCTGTTCGGCATTTTGCTGGTGACGTTTGTCATGGCACGCGGGGTAAAAGGCGATGCATGCCGCGCCATTCTCGGTGAACGTGCCACACAAGAGTCCTGCGACCGGTTCATCATCCGCAATGGTCTCGATAAACCCATCCCCGTACAGTTCGTGATTTATATCAGCCATTTTGTGACCGGCGACCTCGGCGAATCGTTCCGCTTCGGAAAGCCAGTGACCGAAATGCTGGCCGAACGCCTGCCGGTGACGATCGAACTGGCGCTGACGGCGCTGATTATCGCCACCACGCTGGGGGTCCCGCTGGGAATCATATCCGCCTACCGGCACAACTCGCCGCTGGACGTCGCCACCATGCTGGGGGCCAACATCGGCATCAGCATACCGGTGTTCTGGCTTGGGCTGATGCTGAGCTACTTATTCGCGGTCGTACTGAAAGACACGCCTTTTGTGCTGCCGCCGTCAGGCCGGCTGACCGCAGGCATGAATCCCGCCCCGTATTATGAAGTCTGGGGCTGGGTTACCGACGGTCAGACCCCGCCGGACCTGTGGACATTCCTCGGACGCTTTACCCTGCTCAACGGCCTGATTACCGGCAATTGGGAATTATTCTGGGATTCGTTCCGCCACATGATCCTGCCGGCGATCACCGTCGGCACCATCCCGCTGGCCATTATCGCCCGTATGACACGCTCGGCGCTGCTGGAAGCGCTGAACCAGGATTACGTCCGTACGGCACGCGCCAAAGGACTCGCTGAACGAAACGTGGTGTTCCGGCATGCCTTCCGTAATGCCCTGCTGCCGATTGTGACCATCATTGGCCTGAATTTCGGCTTCCTGTTCAGCGGCGCGGTGCTGACTGAAACCGTCTTCGGACTCACGGGCATCGGGCGCACGCTCTACGACGGCATCACCGCGCGCGATTACAACGTCGTCCAGTCGGTGACGCTGGTGGCCGCCATCTCATTTGTGGTCATCAACCTGCTGGTCGACATGATTTACGGCTTGCTTGACCCTCGCATCAGATTGAAATAA
- a CDS encoding peptide ABC transporter substrate-binding protein, with product MKKFVLLLALLALAMVPAAAQEELMMVDGGCEYGGIIKSIEAVDTLTVKFTLCVPDPAFPSKAAFSAFGIQSATHLEETGGAPVDNAVGTGPYKVERWDRGNEIVFTANESYWGEAANEPTLIFRWNSESAARVTELQAGTADAIDNPGPADFAVIESDPNLALYPRVGTNVFYIGFNNTIAPFDNVKLRQAISHAINKQRIVDNFYPEGSSVATQFMPPSIASGYTPDVPALEYNLDTARALLAESGLELPLNVTLQYRDVVRGYLPTPGVVANDIAAQLAEIGIVVTVQVVESGEFIAGTQAGTDPFYLLGWGADYPDATNFLDYHFGDNQNIQFGNKFPEITEPLKAAAQLVDLAERNAIYAGANAAIRDLVPMVPVAHGGSAVAYSAGIVGAHSSPLGNEQFSVMEDPADDVFVWLQNAEPIGMYCADETDGESLRACEQVVESLLAFEVGGTAVIPALAESYSANGDLTEWTFVLRDGVTFHNGDTLDANDVVLSWVVQWDASHPLHVGNTGQFEYFGALFGGFINAPATE from the coding sequence ATGAAGAAATTTGTGCTGCTGTTGGCGCTTCTGGCGCTGGCAATGGTCCCTGCCGCTGCGCAGGAAGAATTGATGATGGTCGATGGCGGCTGCGAATATGGCGGCATCATCAAGTCCATCGAAGCCGTTGACACCCTGACGGTCAAGTTTACGCTGTGCGTGCCCGATCCCGCCTTCCCGTCGAAGGCTGCGTTCTCGGCCTTCGGCATTCAGTCCGCCACCCATCTGGAAGAGACTGGCGGCGCGCCTGTCGATAACGCGGTGGGTACCGGCCCCTATAAGGTGGAGCGTTGGGACAGAGGCAACGAGATTGTCTTCACCGCCAATGAAAGCTATTGGGGCGAAGCGGCCAACGAGCCGACCCTGATCTTCCGTTGGAACAGCGAATCGGCCGCTCGCGTGACCGAGCTTCAGGCAGGTACGGCAGATGCCATCGACAACCCGGGTCCGGCGGACTTTGCGGTGATCGAAAGCGATCCGAACCTCGCCCTGTACCCGCGCGTTGGTACCAACGTCTTCTACATCGGCTTCAACAACACCATCGCGCCGTTCGACAATGTGAAGCTCCGTCAGGCCATTTCGCATGCGATCAACAAGCAGCGCATCGTCGACAACTTCTACCCCGAAGGTTCGTCGGTCGCCACCCAGTTCATGCCGCCGTCGATCGCCAGCGGTTACACCCCGGACGTCCCGGCGCTCGAGTACAACCTCGACACGGCGCGCGCCCTGCTGGCCGAGAGCGGCCTTGAGCTGCCGCTGAATGTCACCCTGCAGTATCGTGACGTCGTGCGTGGCTACCTGCCCACCCCGGGCGTTGTCGCCAACGACATCGCCGCGCAGCTGGCGGAAATTGGCATCGTCGTGACCGTTCAGGTCGTCGAGTCGGGCGAATTCATCGCCGGAACGCAGGCCGGTACCGACCCGTTCTATCTTCTGGGCTGGGGCGCGGACTATCCCGATGCCACCAACTTCCTCGATTACCACTTCGGTGATAACCAGAACATCCAGTTCGGCAACAAGTTCCCGGAAATCACCGAGCCCCTGAAGGCCGCTGCTCAGCTGGTCGATCTGGCCGAACGTAATGCGATTTACGCCGGAGCCAATGCCGCGATCCGCGATCTCGTCCCGATGGTCCCTGTGGCGCATGGCGGTTCGGCTGTTGCGTACAGCGCCGGCATCGTTGGCGCGCATTCCAGCCCGCTCGGCAACGAGCAGTTCTCTGTGATGGAAGATCCGGCTGACGACGTGTTCGTGTGGCTGCAGAACGCCGAGCCCATCGGCATGTACTGCGCCGACGAGACCGACGGCGAATCGCTGCGCGCCTGCGAGCAGGTCGTGGAATCGCTGCTGGCCTTCGAAGTGGGCGGCACTGCCGTCATCCCGGCGCTGGCCGAGAGCTACAGCGCTAACGGAGATCTAACCGAGTGGACGTTCGTCCTGCGCGACGGCGTGACCTTCCACAATGGCGATACCCTGGACGCCAATGACGTCGTCCTGTCGTGGGTCGTCCAGTGGGATGCCTCGCACCCGCTGCATGTCGGCAACACCGGCCAGTTCGAATACTTCGGCGCGCTGTTCGGCGGCTTCATCAACGCCCCGGCAACCGAGTAA
- the murB gene encoding UDP-N-acetylmuramate dehydrogenase: protein MTTFDGFASELGDRLQRDVPLAKFTAARLGGPADWLYMARSDTDELTAVVRAAWAAGLPVRVIGGGANVLVSDLGVRGLVVINKITRVEAVGEGLLQVSAGTPLTYLCRECAARGLRGFEWAVAVPGTLGGAAINNAGAHGGAMRDTVVSATVVEPESAREWSAADLAYDYRHSALKSRADRRYLLTGALLRFDSDDPAAISARMDEYNAYRKRTQPPGASLGSVFKNPPGDYAGRLIEAAGLKGFRIGSAQVSPIHANFFLNEGGSANAADYYALVRHVQAAVLAHSGISLEPEIEFVGAF from the coding sequence ATGACGACTTTTGATGGCTTTGCTTCTGAACTTGGAGACCGGCTTCAGCGGGACGTGCCGCTGGCGAAGTTCACGGCGGCCCGCCTCGGCGGCCCCGCCGATTGGCTGTATATGGCCCGCTCCGATACCGATGAACTTACCGCGGTCGTGCGCGCGGCGTGGGCTGCCGGCCTGCCGGTGCGGGTGATTGGCGGGGGCGCGAATGTCCTGGTCAGCGACCTTGGCGTGCGCGGACTGGTGGTTATCAACAAGATCACCCGCGTCGAAGCGGTTGGTGAGGGCCTGCTGCAGGTGTCGGCAGGGACGCCGCTGACCTACCTGTGCCGCGAATGTGCCGCGCGCGGGCTGCGCGGGTTTGAGTGGGCCGTCGCTGTGCCGGGTACGCTCGGCGGGGCGGCGATCAATAACGCCGGCGCCCACGGCGGGGCCATGCGCGACACGGTGGTTTCAGCGACGGTGGTTGAGCCGGAGTCCGCGCGTGAATGGTCCGCCGCCGATCTCGCCTACGACTACCGTCACTCCGCGCTGAAGTCGCGTGCCGACCGCCGCTATCTGTTGACTGGAGCGCTGCTGCGCTTCGACTCCGACGATCCCGCAGCCATTAGCGCGCGCATGGACGAGTACAACGCCTACCGCAAGCGCACCCAGCCGCCGGGCGCCAGCCTGGGCAGCGTCTTCAAGAATCCCCCGGGCGACTACGCCGGTCGCCTCATCGAAGCCGCCGGACTCAAAGGTTTCCGGATCGGCTCGGCACAGGTTTCGCCGATCCACGCGAATTTCTTCCTGAATGAGGGCGGCAGCGCAAACGCCGCGGACTACTACGCGCTGGTCCGGCACGTACAGGCGGCGGTCCTCGCCCACTCCGGCATCTCCCTCGAACCCGAGATCGAGTTCGTCGGCGCCTTTTAG
- the cysC gene encoding adenylyl-sulfate kinase: MIDHPGFVLWMTGLSGAGKTTLAVALEAELRARGVRIERLDGDTVREGLTRDLGFSKEDRDKNIERVAFVAKLLSRNNVGVLASFISPYAAMRHHVREHTTNFIETYIDSPLEVVEGRDVKGWYAKARAGLVKNFTGIDDPFEAPEAPELHIRTDQGTMEECLAQIVAYLEAKGYVPAK; the protein is encoded by the coding sequence ATGATTGACCACCCCGGCTTTGTGCTGTGGATGACCGGCTTATCCGGCGCGGGCAAAACGACGCTGGCCGTCGCGCTCGAAGCTGAACTCAGGGCGCGAGGCGTGCGCATCGAACGGCTCGATGGCGACACCGTTCGCGAAGGACTCACCCGCGATCTCGGCTTCAGCAAGGAAGACCGCGACAAGAACATCGAGCGCGTCGCGTTCGTCGCCAAGCTGCTCAGCCGCAACAATGTCGGCGTGCTGGCATCGTTCATCTCGCCCTACGCCGCGATGCGCCACCACGTACGGGAACACACGACCAACTTCATCGAGACCTACATCGACTCGCCGCTGGAAGTGGTCGAAGGCCGCGATGTGAAGGGCTGGTACGCCAAAGCCCGCGCCGGCCTGGTCAAGAACTTCACCGGCATCGACGATCCGTTCGAAGCCCCCGAAGCGCCGGAGCTGCACATCCGCACCGATCAGGGAACAATGGAAGAGTGCCTCGCGCAGATCGTGGCCTATCTCGAAGCAAAGGGTTACGTCCCGGCGAAGTAA